In a genomic window of Cyclopterus lumpus isolate fCycLum1 chromosome 13, fCycLum1.pri, whole genome shotgun sequence:
- the sirt2 gene encoding NAD-dependent protein deacetylase sirtuin-2 isoform X1 yields MSDAPELPKEEEEEREEELTPEPEDQSDDSSGEEAAGNTEMDFLRNLFSSTLGLGSADKVLDELTLDGVAQYIKSGKCKNILCMVGAGISTSAGIPDFRSPETGLYANMQKYNLPYPEAIFQIDYFKKHPEPFFALAKELYPGQFKPTICHYFMKLLKDKGHLRRCYTQNIDTLERVAGLEGDDLIEAHGTFFTSHCVSFCCRQEYNLDWMRDKIFSEDIPRCDKCSSLVKPDIVFFGESLPVRFFTSMKMDFPRCDLLIIMGTSLQVQPFAGLVGRVSKGCPRLLINMEKAGQADPLFGLLGFGGGMDFDSEKAYRDVAHISTCDDGCLALAELLGWKVELEELVKQEHARIDGQEKEKEKVGESKGAAAEVSAAAPVAPEPKKEE; encoded by the exons ATGTCTGATGCACCGG AACTtcctaaagaagaagaagaagaaagggaggaggagttAACGCCTGAGCCAGAG GATCAATCCGACGACAGCAGCGGGGAAGAGGCTGCAGGCAACACGGAGA TGGACTTCCTGCGTAACCTCTTCTCCAGCACCCTCGGTCTCGGCTCCGCAGACAAAGTTCTGGACGAGCTGACCCTGGACGGAGTGGCGCAATACATAAAGAGTGGCAAAT GTAAAAACATTCTCTGCATGGTCGGAGCAGGAATATCCACAT CGGCTGGAATCCCTGATTTCCGCTCACCGGAAACTGGCCTGTACGCAAATATGCAAAAATATAACCTGCCTTACCCAGAGGCCATCTTCCAGATAGATTACTTTAAG AAACATCCAGAGCCTTTCTTTGCCTTGGCCAAGGAGCTTTACCCAGGACAGTTTAAG CCGACTATCTGTCACTACTTCATGAAGCTGCTGAAGGACAAGGGGCACCTGAGACGCTGCTACACACAG AACATCGACACCCTGGAGCGAGTGGCCGGGCTCGAGGGAGACGATCTGATTGAAGCTCATGGGACGTTCTTCACGTCCCACTGCGTGAGCTTCTGTTGCCGCCAGGAGTACAACCTGGACTGGATGAGAG ATAAAATCTTCTCCGAAGACATTCCTCGATGTGACAAGTGCAGCAGTTTGGTGAAGCCAG ATATCGTCTTCTTCGGAGAGAGTCTGCCCGTCCGGTTCTTCACTTCAATGAAGATG GACTTTCCTCGCTGTGATCTCCTCATCATCATGGGGACGTCGCTGCAGGTCCAACCGTTTGCAGGTCTCGTCGGCAG GGTTTCAAAAGGTTGCCCCCGTCTGCTCATTAACATGGAGAAGGCAGGGCAG GCCGATCCTTTGTTTGGGCTGCTGGGTTTCGGAGGCGGCATGGACTTTGACTCCGAGAAGGCGTACAG aGATGTAGCTCACATCAGCACGTGTGACGACGGCTGTCTGGCCCTCGCCGAGCTGTTGGGATGGAAG gtggagctggaggagctggtgaAGCAGGAGCATGCGAGGATCGACggccaggagaaggagaaggagaaggtcgGCGAGAGCAAAGGAGCTGCAGCCGAGGTGAGCGCTGCTGCACCGGTGGCACCAGAGCCCAAGAAGGAAGAGTGA
- the si:ch1073-228b5.2 gene encoding distal membrane-arm assembly complex protein 2 has translation MSAPFARLLRRCCRRSALLAGAVRPWSSGSASPPALHTRFLLYLTQRFYDVEMLLSWGSLQRRKMIQKRNAYYGYTQQIYGADLASAYYILSLRGGFRYVGQSEWFRTDRRGKFNWKFLDHKETPLEEVNMSYTVINYGGLGNLEGQKSLRTLSLRGCPEVDDWFLARLHVFQDSLEELDISHCPRITTGGLAALRNLKGLRRLDVSSLPGISSSGLLVILLEEMLPQCQVVATGYDHSLREESGEEMKGSR, from the exons ATGTCAGCCCCCTTCGCG CGTCTGCTGCGGAGGTGCTGCCGGCGGTCGGCTCTCCTCGCCGGTGCCGTTCGGCCGTGGAGCTCCGGCTCGGCGTCCCCGCCGGCTCTGCACACGCGGTTCCTCCTCTACCTCACGCAGCGGTTCTATGACGTGGAGATGCTCCTGAGCTGGGGGtctctgcagaggaggaagatgattcAGAAGAGGAATGC TTACTATGGCTACACTCAGCAGATCTATGGTGCAGACTTAGCATCAGCGTATTATATCTTGAGTCTGAGGGGAGGATTTAG GTATGTCGGCCAGTCGGAGTGGTTCCGTACAGACCGGAGGGGCAAATTCAACTGGAAGTTCTTGGATCACAAAGAGACGCCCCTCGAGGAAGTGAACATGAGCTACACGGTCATCAACTACGGCGGACTGGGGAACCTGG AGGGGCAGAAGTCTTTGCGGACCCTGTCGTTACGAGGATGTCCCGAGGTGGACGACTGGTTCCTGGCCAGGCTCCACGTGTTCCAGGACTCTCTGGAGGAACTGGACATCTCTCACTGTCCTCGCATCACTACAGGCGGCCTGGCAGCGCTCAGGAATCTCAA gggaCTGCGGCGTCTGGACGTGTCGTCGCTCCCCGGGATCTCGAGTTCCGGGTTGCTGGTTATCCTGCTGGAGGAGATGTTACCGCAGTGCCAGGTCGTCGCCACCGGCTACGACCACAGCCTGAGGGAGGAGAGcggagaggagatgaaagggTCGAGGTAG
- the sirt2 gene encoding NAD-dependent protein deacetylase sirtuin-2 isoform X2: MDFLRNLFSSTLGLGSADKVLDELTLDGVAQYIKSGKCKNILCMVGAGISTSAGIPDFRSPETGLYANMQKYNLPYPEAIFQIDYFKKHPEPFFALAKELYPGQFKPTICHYFMKLLKDKGHLRRCYTQNIDTLERVAGLEGDDLIEAHGTFFTSHCVSFCCRQEYNLDWMRDKIFSEDIPRCDKCSSLVKPDIVFFGESLPVRFFTSMKMDFPRCDLLIIMGTSLQVQPFAGLVGRVSKGCPRLLINMEKAGQADPLFGLLGFGGGMDFDSEKAYRDVAHISTCDDGCLALAELLGWKVELEELVKQEHARIDGQEKEKEKVGESKGAAAEVSAAAPVAPEPKKEE; this comes from the exons A TGGACTTCCTGCGTAACCTCTTCTCCAGCACCCTCGGTCTCGGCTCCGCAGACAAAGTTCTGGACGAGCTGACCCTGGACGGAGTGGCGCAATACATAAAGAGTGGCAAAT GTAAAAACATTCTCTGCATGGTCGGAGCAGGAATATCCACAT CGGCTGGAATCCCTGATTTCCGCTCACCGGAAACTGGCCTGTACGCAAATATGCAAAAATATAACCTGCCTTACCCAGAGGCCATCTTCCAGATAGATTACTTTAAG AAACATCCAGAGCCTTTCTTTGCCTTGGCCAAGGAGCTTTACCCAGGACAGTTTAAG CCGACTATCTGTCACTACTTCATGAAGCTGCTGAAGGACAAGGGGCACCTGAGACGCTGCTACACACAG AACATCGACACCCTGGAGCGAGTGGCCGGGCTCGAGGGAGACGATCTGATTGAAGCTCATGGGACGTTCTTCACGTCCCACTGCGTGAGCTTCTGTTGCCGCCAGGAGTACAACCTGGACTGGATGAGAG ATAAAATCTTCTCCGAAGACATTCCTCGATGTGACAAGTGCAGCAGTTTGGTGAAGCCAG ATATCGTCTTCTTCGGAGAGAGTCTGCCCGTCCGGTTCTTCACTTCAATGAAGATG GACTTTCCTCGCTGTGATCTCCTCATCATCATGGGGACGTCGCTGCAGGTCCAACCGTTTGCAGGTCTCGTCGGCAG GGTTTCAAAAGGTTGCCCCCGTCTGCTCATTAACATGGAGAAGGCAGGGCAG GCCGATCCTTTGTTTGGGCTGCTGGGTTTCGGAGGCGGCATGGACTTTGACTCCGAGAAGGCGTACAG aGATGTAGCTCACATCAGCACGTGTGACGACGGCTGTCTGGCCCTCGCCGAGCTGTTGGGATGGAAG gtggagctggaggagctggtgaAGCAGGAGCATGCGAGGATCGACggccaggagaaggagaaggagaaggtcgGCGAGAGCAAAGGAGCTGCAGCCGAGGTGAGCGCTGCTGCACCGGTGGCACCAGAGCCCAAGAAGGAAGAGTGA